A part of Saccopteryx bilineata isolate mSacBil1 chromosome 8, mSacBil1_pri_phased_curated, whole genome shotgun sequence genomic DNA contains:
- the LOC136312224 gene encoding uncharacterized protein, with protein sequence MRPGLEDPHHPHQTQGWIEAFPTSQETADTIASILAEIIIPQFGLPTTIQSDNGPAFTAQIVQQVTNSLNITWKLHIPYHPQSSDSYRAASARFLKSRSTRCSYTHIHYSPQSHLLPTSPPQDVPNQQEVAR encoded by the exons ATGCGGCCCGGACtcgaagacccccatcaccctcaccaaACCCAAG gatggatagaagcctttcccacttcTCAAGAGACGGCAGACACCATTGCTTCCATTCTCGCTGAAATCATCATCCCGCAGtttggactgccgactaccatccagtcagacaacggcccggccttcactgcccagATAGTCCAGCAGGTCACCAactctctcaacatcacctggaagctccacataccctatcaccctcaatcatcag attcttacagggccgCATCCGCAAGGTTTCTCAAGTCACGGTcaaccagatgctcctacacccatatacactactcccctcagagccacctccttccgacctcccctccccaggacgtccctaaccagcaggaagtagccagatga